A section of the Flaviflexus equikiangi genome encodes:
- the mscL gene encoding large conductance mechanosensitive channel protein MscL: MLQGFKEFISRGNAIDLAVGVVIGAAFSGVVTALVDKFINPLIGALFGEPNFDSVGAFKLNGATIQPGAILTALVSFLLVALALYLFIVMPMNKLAERRAAGIAEEPKAPAEDIMLLTEIRDLLRESNAPRL, from the coding sequence ATGCTCCAGGGATTCAAGGAGTTCATTTCGCGCGGTAACGCGATCGACCTTGCCGTTGGCGTTGTCATCGGCGCCGCATTCTCGGGTGTTGTGACGGCCCTGGTGGACAAGTTCATCAACCCTCTGATCGGTGCGCTCTTCGGGGAGCCCAACTTTGATTCCGTCGGCGCCTTCAAGCTCAACGGGGCAACAATCCAGCCCGGAGCGATCCTGACCGCTCTCGTCAGCTTCCTCCTGGTCGCTCTCGCCCTCTACCTGTTTATCGTGATGCCGATGAACAAGCTGGCTGAGCGCCGCGCCGCCGGCATCGCCGAGGAGCCGAAGGCCCCCGCGGAAGACATCATGCTCCTCACCGAGATCCGCGATCTGCTGCGCGAGAGCAACGCTCCGCGGCTCTAA
- a CDS encoding SAF domain-containing protein has product MSSRPTFRAMMWRWRRLITAALLALCLAIVVSAIGSSGRVTSQIMVAASDMPAGHVISVSDVAWVAAPTGTIPRDLVPEDVAGHRLSIGVPAGTPVTESMFVGPTLADSAPAGTVIVPVLLSTPKELTPVGSSVDLWGSDEAGEAFQAATAATIMAFSDVAASRFGTDTTELTYAFVAVSSDDATFVLGISARTPLVAVLHG; this is encoded by the coding sequence ATGTCTTCTCGGCCCACTTTCCGTGCCATGATGTGGCGGTGGCGCAGGCTGATCACCGCCGCGCTTCTCGCTCTCTGCCTCGCCATCGTCGTCTCTGCCATCGGCTCGTCGGGGCGCGTGACCTCTCAGATCATGGTCGCGGCCTCGGACATGCCGGCCGGTCATGTCATCTCCGTCTCGGACGTTGCCTGGGTTGCGGCTCCGACGGGCACGATACCGCGTGATCTCGTCCCGGAGGATGTTGCGGGACATCGTCTGTCGATCGGGGTTCCGGCTGGAACTCCTGTCACCGAGTCGATGTTCGTGGGCCCCACGCTGGCCGACAGTGCCCCCGCCGGGACTGTCATCGTTCCCGTTCTCCTGTCCACTCCGAAGGAGCTCACTCCCGTCGGGTCGAGTGTTGACCTGTGGGGTTCTGACGAGGCCGGTGAGGCGTTTCAGGCCGCGACGGCTGCGACGATCATGGCGTTCTCTGACGTGGCCGCCTCACGGTTCGGGACGGATACGACGGAGCTCACGTACGCATTTGTTGCGGTCTCGTCCGATGACGCTACATTTGTCCTTGGCATCAGTGCACGGACGCCTCTCGTGGCAGTCCTGCACGGTTGA
- a CDS encoding FmdB family zinc ribbon protein, with product MPTYSYRCKACGNEFDIQQSFSDDALTVCESCGGELRKLFNSVGIVFKGSGFYRNDSRGSSSSLAAKDSPSSDTSASTPSAPESKPAPASTPAPASAPAAAS from the coding sequence GTGCCAACTTATTCTTACCGTTGCAAGGCATGCGGCAACGAATTCGATATTCAGCAGTCATTCTCTGACGACGCCCTCACCGTGTGCGAGTCCTGTGGTGGAGAGCTTCGCAAGCTCTTCAACTCGGTCGGCATCGTCTTCAAGGGTTCCGGTTTCTACCGCAACGATTCCCGCGGCTCGTCGTCGAGCCTGGCGGCGAAGGATTCGCCCAGCAGCGACACGTCCGCGAGCACTCCGTCTGCTCCGGAGAGTAAACCGGCTCCGGCGAGCACACCCGCCCCAGCCAGCGCTCCTGCTGCCGCAAGCTGA
- a CDS encoding 5-formyltetrahydrofolate cyclo-ligase — MTTEEVALPDVSHVDVVDAKQMVRGVLRDRRSKLTAKDVENFAPVFADTILDFAADAKTISLYVSVKNEPDTLLAIAALHERGVRILLPKLGPGLARMWAEYTSDDLVVEAPGRPPSPRGEALPSEAVEEADVIIVPALAVNHRGSRIGQGGGWYDRMLKQNVTSKVGALIYPWEFMDRPLPHDEQDVPIPFVLLPGETIQIGR; from the coding sequence ATGACCACTGAAGAAGTGGCACTGCCCGATGTCTCCCACGTTGACGTTGTCGATGCGAAACAGATGGTTCGAGGTGTTCTGCGCGATCGTCGGTCAAAGTTGACCGCGAAGGACGTTGAGAACTTCGCCCCTGTCTTCGCCGACACCATCCTCGATTTCGCGGCCGATGCCAAGACCATATCCCTCTACGTGTCCGTCAAGAACGAACCCGATACTCTTCTCGCCATCGCTGCTCTGCACGAGCGCGGGGTGCGGATCCTCCTGCCGAAGCTCGGACCCGGGCTTGCTCGCATGTGGGCCGAATACACCTCTGACGATCTCGTCGTCGAGGCGCCGGGGCGTCCGCCTTCTCCGCGCGGGGAGGCGCTGCCCAGCGAAGCGGTTGAGGAGGCCGATGTCATCATCGTGCCTGCCTTGGCTGTCAACCATCGCGGTTCCCGCATCGGCCAGGGCGGCGGCTGGTACGACAGGATGCTGAAACAGAACGTGACATCGAAAGTCGGTGCCCTGATCTATCCGTGGGAGTTCATGGATCGGCCGCTCCCCCACGATGAGCAGGATGTGCCGATTCCGTTCGTCCTCCTGCCGGGCGAGACCATCCAGATCGGCCGCTGA
- a CDS encoding molybdopterin molybdotransferase MoeA codes for MKTVSELVDDCLAVLRDIPVLDVPLADSVGSVLATDVVSPTSVPARDVAARDGYAVRSSDVAGASIDHPISLPVTGEILAGQDSIDVLPPRTAIRLSSGAPIPREADALVPIEWTDAGRATVTVRRPAEEGENIRFEAEDLEAGLVALERGTRIGPRQISLLAAAGLGTVAVKPSPRVVIMSIGDELVEPGKAGHPGTVYDANSHGLATAIQELGAIVFRVPGVSDDKKALRDALQDHIVRADVIITTGGLSYGGGDNLKEVLYDLGNVRFDRVAMAPERQYGVGLIGLEGEPDSVPIYCLPGSPVAALIGYELFVRPALRRAVGHTNVYRRTVKAQAVRAWSSPSGLEEYVPVKVAGRPSEGYRFEPTGLPGQELLYGLVRANALAAIPASVDSVAVGDTLTCLVLD; via the coding sequence GTGAAAACCGTTTCTGAACTCGTCGACGACTGCCTGGCGGTCCTGCGCGACATCCCCGTCCTCGACGTCCCCCTCGCGGACTCCGTGGGTTCCGTCCTCGCCACAGATGTCGTCTCGCCGACCAGCGTGCCCGCACGCGACGTCGCGGCACGAGACGGTTACGCCGTGCGATCGTCGGACGTCGCCGGGGCGAGCATCGACCACCCGATCTCGCTGCCCGTCACGGGCGAGATACTCGCGGGCCAGGACTCGATCGACGTCCTTCCCCCGCGCACCGCCATCCGACTGTCCTCCGGCGCGCCCATCCCACGAGAGGCAGACGCCCTCGTCCCGATCGAATGGACGGACGCGGGCCGCGCAACCGTGACGGTGAGGCGCCCCGCCGAGGAGGGCGAGAACATCCGCTTCGAGGCGGAAGACCTCGAGGCCGGCCTCGTCGCACTCGAGCGCGGTACCCGCATCGGCCCCCGCCAGATCTCCCTCCTTGCCGCGGCGGGCCTCGGAACAGTCGCCGTGAAACCATCCCCCCGCGTCGTCATTATGTCGATCGGAGACGAACTGGTCGAACCCGGCAAGGCCGGACATCCCGGTACCGTCTATGACGCGAACTCCCATGGGCTCGCCACCGCCATCCAAGAGCTCGGAGCCATCGTGTTCCGTGTCCCCGGCGTCTCCGACGACAAGAAGGCGCTGCGGGATGCTCTGCAGGATCACATTGTCAGGGCAGACGTCATCATCACCACCGGCGGGCTCTCGTACGGCGGGGGAGACAACCTCAAGGAAGTCCTCTACGACCTGGGGAACGTCCGATTCGACCGCGTCGCCATGGCGCCGGAGCGTCAATACGGCGTGGGGCTCATCGGATTGGAGGGGGAACCCGATTCCGTTCCCATCTACTGCCTGCCGGGCAGCCCCGTCGCCGCGCTCATCGGCTACGAACTGTTCGTGCGGCCCGCCCTGCGGCGCGCAGTCGGCCACACCAACGTGTATCGCCGCACCGTCAAAGCCCAAGCCGTGCGGGCCTGGTCATCCCCCTCGGGCCTCGAAGAGTATGTCCCCGTCAAGGTGGCGGGCAGACCATCCGAGGGCTACCGCTTCGAACCGACAGGCCTCCCCGGCCAAGAACTGCTGTACGGACTCGTCCGCGCCAACGCTCTCGCCGCCATCCCAGCCAGTGTCGACAGCGTCGCGGTGGGAGACACTCTCACCTGTCTCGTCCTCGATTAG
- a CDS encoding IS3 family transposase (programmed frameshift): MPRKYDPELKQRAVRMVSEALPDHPTRTAAVRHVADLLGVGAEALRTWHRQAEVDQGKRPGVTTDLAAENKRLERENAELRKANEVLKAASIFFAKGTRPATDEMIAFIDTYRDRFGVEFLCATLRGAVRGFITSRGYRAAKSRPPSARQLKDELLIPEIQRLHKEHYSVYGRRKMHALLKRQGWDIGRDQTHRLMKLADVEGIRRSKKAFTTIPDSGLALPGDLVERRFVADRPNQLWVCDITYVATWSGFAYVSFIIDVFARRIAGWNVASTLKADVLPLQALEMAAWQNDGDLDGVIHHSDHGSNYMSLVYTSRVNELGAKPSTGTVGDSFDNAMAESVNALYKAELIRQRGPWKTVEEVELATLEYVWWWNNKRLHGELGYRSPLEVETAYYTEQESRLTPVR; the protein is encoded by the exons ATGCCCAGAAAGTATGACCCCGAACTGAAGCAGCGTGCGGTGCGGATGGTTTCCGAGGCTCTTCCCGATCACCCCACTCGCACAGCCGCGGTCCGTCATGTCGCGGACCTGCTCGGGGTAGGCGCAGAGGCCCTGCGAACCTGGCACCGGCAGGCCGAAGTCGACCAAGGTAAAAGGCCCGGCGTGACGACCGACTTAGCCGCAGAGAATAAACGACTGGAGCGTGAGAACGCTGAGCTGCGCAAGGCTAACGAGGTGCTTAAAGCTGCGAGTATATTTTTCGCGA AAGGAACTCGACCGGCCACGGACGAAATGATCGCTTTCATCGATACTTATCGTGATCGTTTCGGAGTTGAGTTCCTCTGCGCCACGCTTCGTGGAGCAGTCCGTGGATTTATCACCTCCCGTGGATACCGTGCCGCGAAGAGCCGGCCCCCGTCAGCCCGTCAGCTGAAAGACGAGCTGCTGATTCCAGAGATCCAGCGCCTGCACAAAGAGCATTACAGCGTCTACGGACGCCGCAAGATGCATGCGCTCCTGAAACGACAGGGCTGGGACATCGGCCGCGATCAGACCCACAGGCTCATGAAACTCGCCGACGTTGAAGGTATTCGCAGGTCAAAGAAGGCTTTCACCACGATCCCTGATTCCGGCTTAGCGCTGCCCGGGGACCTGGTGGAGCGCCGGTTTGTAGCTGACCGACCTAACCAATTGTGGGTCTGCGACATCACCTATGTCGCCACCTGGTCCGGGTTCGCCTACGTCTCTTTCATCATCGACGTCTTCGCTCGTCGTATCGCCGGCTGGAATGTTGCCTCGACATTGAAAGCTGACGTGCTACCACTGCAAGCTTTGGAGATGGCTGCCTGGCAAAACGACGGTGACCTTGATGGAGTGATCCATCATAGCGATCACGGCTCGAACTACATGTCCCTGGTCTACACCAGCAGGGTCAATGAACTCGGCGCCAAGCCCTCTACCGGGACCGTCGGCGATAGTTTTGACAACGCGATGGCTGAATCGGTTAATGCTCTCTACAAGGCCGAACTGATTCGTCAGCGCGGGCCGTGGAAGACCGTGGAAGAAGTTGAGCTGGCAACCCTGGAATACGTGTGGTGGTGGAACAACAAACGCCTCCACGGTGAACTTGGCTACCGCAGCCCGCTCGAGGTCGAGACCGCCTACTACACTGAACAAGAATCCCGCCTGACACCAGTCCGGTGA
- a CDS encoding 3'-5' exonuclease: protein MSASFSIHHKLDLDGSLKKEAMDFLMKLQQDPSTPALHIEPIHGTVDPRVRTGRVNLKYRAVMFELRDANQHHFVIVDILMHDEAIEKAKKISLKINPVNGITELIELTAPEIGDAGPGYSSRAKAEQAAMDAFAQVEAEVSEQAPAVASPGDSLTAAGFDEETLVSSLGISDAVAAAVFEVTTEEELDTVLQGHPAWEGDAILGLVAGLSIDEVKDSLGLSSTPEAEADTQLIEGIKSPAAQLEFAYLEGATNDELRNVLETGDFNKWRVFIHPEQRDIVERNFSGAGRVFGGAGTGKTVVTVHRAHRLVGDAEHPPRVLLTTYTRGLADSLKDHMSTLDPVYPVADKPGDPGIHISGIDALVIGILNGASADEIRAATTMVLGHETASVRPFPQYGETRAWSDATDLAETDLAPSLANETFLAQEYETVVIANGITLEKDYLRVSRQGRGTALSRSQRKAVWAILSTFMTASARDGQLTWPGLAAVASRVLIRRSEIDGSYLFDHVLVDEAQDFHAGHWLFLRACVAPGKNDIFISEDAHQRIYGQHYVLSRFGIVTRGRASRRLRLNYRTTRENLSYALQVLEGTWIDADGVKDSIQGYRSARSGPAPRLIKFQSEAAELGGVASLITRWLDDDPSAHIGVLARTHPLVNRATSALTELGIRAVKTAHASADNSKVQIMTMHGAKGMEFTHVVLIGVDNGLMPQPYALKNLGDAEVSDAIQRERSLLYVAASRARDQLVVTTHGEPSELLPAETLSSARA, encoded by the coding sequence ATGAGTGCATCCTTCTCCATTCACCACAAGCTCGACCTTGATGGTTCCCTCAAGAAGGAAGCCATGGACTTCCTGATGAAGCTCCAGCAGGATCCGTCCACGCCGGCTCTTCATATCGAACCCATCCATGGCACAGTGGATCCCCGCGTGCGAACAGGCCGTGTGAACCTCAAGTACCGGGCTGTCATGTTCGAATTGCGGGATGCGAACCAGCATCACTTCGTCATCGTCGACATCCTCATGCATGACGAAGCGATTGAAAAGGCCAAGAAGATCTCGCTCAAGATCAATCCCGTCAACGGCATCACAGAGCTCATCGAACTCACCGCACCCGAGATCGGGGATGCGGGACCCGGCTATTCTTCACGGGCCAAGGCCGAGCAGGCCGCCATGGATGCCTTTGCTCAGGTTGAAGCCGAGGTTTCTGAACAAGCGCCAGCCGTGGCGAGCCCGGGTGACTCGCTGACTGCCGCAGGGTTCGATGAGGAGACTCTCGTCTCCTCTCTCGGCATCTCCGATGCCGTTGCTGCCGCCGTCTTTGAGGTGACGACCGAGGAGGAGCTAGATACTGTTCTCCAGGGCCATCCCGCTTGGGAAGGCGACGCGATCCTGGGACTAGTTGCTGGCCTCAGCATTGACGAGGTCAAGGACAGCCTTGGCCTATCCTCCACTCCTGAGGCTGAAGCCGACACCCAGCTTATCGAGGGCATCAAGTCCCCTGCCGCCCAGCTCGAGTTCGCCTACCTCGAAGGCGCGACTAACGATGAGCTTCGCAACGTCCTAGAGACCGGTGACTTCAACAAATGGCGCGTCTTCATCCATCCCGAGCAGCGCGACATCGTCGAGCGCAATTTCTCTGGTGCTGGACGCGTTTTCGGTGGTGCCGGAACTGGGAAGACTGTCGTAACGGTGCACCGCGCACATAGGCTCGTGGGCGATGCAGAACATCCCCCTCGAGTTCTTTTGACCACCTATACCCGTGGACTCGCAGACTCGCTCAAGGACCACATGAGCACATTGGACCCGGTCTATCCCGTGGCAGACAAGCCAGGCGACCCTGGGATTCACATCTCAGGCATCGACGCCCTCGTCATCGGCATCCTCAATGGTGCGTCAGCCGATGAGATCAGGGCGGCTACCACCATGGTCCTCGGGCACGAGACCGCAAGTGTTCGCCCCTTCCCCCAATATGGTGAAACACGCGCATGGTCGGACGCTACCGACCTGGCCGAGACCGATCTTGCGCCCTCACTCGCGAACGAAACATTCCTCGCCCAGGAATACGAGACCGTTGTCATCGCCAACGGGATCACCTTAGAAAAGGACTATCTTCGCGTTTCACGCCAAGGCCGCGGCACTGCCCTCAGCCGTAGCCAACGTAAGGCTGTGTGGGCCATCCTCTCCACATTCATGACAGCCTCCGCCAGAGATGGTCAGCTGACCTGGCCGGGACTCGCGGCTGTCGCCTCACGCGTCCTTATTCGCCGCTCCGAAATAGATGGAAGCTACCTATTTGACCACGTCCTTGTCGATGAGGCCCAGGACTTCCACGCAGGCCACTGGCTTTTCCTCCGCGCCTGCGTCGCCCCCGGGAAGAACGACATCTTCATCTCTGAAGATGCTCACCAGCGCATTTACGGCCAGCACTACGTCCTCTCTCGATTCGGTATCGTCACCCGCGGGCGCGCCTCCCGCAGGCTCCGCCTCAACTACCGCACCACCCGTGAGAACCTCAGTTACGCACTGCAGGTCCTTGAGGGCACGTGGATCGATGCTGACGGTGTTAAGGACTCCATTCAGGGCTACCGATCCGCTCGTTCCGGGCCTGCTCCGCGACTCATCAAGTTCCAGAGTGAGGCGGCCGAACTTGGAGGAGTTGCTTCCCTCATCACCCGATGGCTTGACGATGATCCGAGTGCCCACATCGGGGTCCTCGCCCGCACACATCCGCTCGTCAATCGAGCCACGAGCGCGCTGACCGAACTCGGCATCCGGGCCGTCAAGACCGCACACGCCTCCGCCGATAACTCCAAGGTCCAGATCATGACCATGCACGGTGCGAAGGGCATGGAATTCACCCACGTGGTCCTCATCGGCGTAGACAACGGCCTCATGCCACAACCGTATGCCCTCAAGAACCTGGGGGACGCTGAGGTGAGCGATGCTATCCAGCGTGAACGCTCGCTCCTCTATGTCGCAGCGTCCCGTGCCCGCGATCAGCTCGTGGTCACGACGCACGGTGAGCCGTCAGAGCTCCTACCGGCCGAGACTTTGTCAAGCGCCCGCGCGTAG